A stretch of the Pseudomonas helvetica genome encodes the following:
- the greB gene encoding transcription elongation factor GreB, protein MSRYRPPRTAGTALITPEGEARMRAEFHELWHVRRPQVTQSVSEAAAQGDRSENAEYTYGKKMLREIDSRVRFLTKRLEALKVVSEKPSDPNKVYFGAWVTIEDEHGKESRYRIVGPDELDLKLGLISIDSPLARALIGKALDAEVQVQTPTGEQFVYIVAIDYP, encoded by the coding sequence ATGAGCCGCTATCGCCCTCCTCGCACCGCCGGCACCGCCCTCATCACGCCTGAGGGCGAAGCGCGGATGCGTGCCGAGTTCCATGAGCTCTGGCATGTACGCCGCCCCCAGGTGACCCAATCGGTCAGCGAGGCGGCTGCGCAGGGCGACCGCTCTGAAAACGCCGAGTACACCTACGGCAAAAAGATGCTGCGCGAGATCGACAGCCGCGTGCGGTTTCTCACCAAGCGGCTGGAAGCGCTCAAGGTTGTCAGCGAAAAACCCAGTGACCCGAACAAGGTCTACTTTGGGGCCTGGGTGACCATCGAAGATGAACACGGCAAAGAGTCGCGCTATCGCATCGTCGGCCCGGATGAACTTGATCTCAAGCTAGGTCTGATCAGCATCGATTCACCGCTGGCGCGGGCCTTGATCGGCAAAGCGCTGGATGCCGAAGTCCAGGTTCAGACGCCTACTGGCGAGCAGTTCGTGTATATCGTCGCAATCGACTATCCCTGA
- a CDS encoding ABC transporter permease encodes MVRLPLLRLFSLAIRQLLRDARAGELRVLFFALLVAVAASTAIGYFGARLNGAMLLRATEFLGADMLLEGSSPARPEQIQSGKELGLQHAQVVEFSSVIATDNGIQLSSIKAVDGVYPLRGQLKSAPAPFAPEEAGGSPKPGEAWAEARLLTALNLKVGDTIDVGMKTLHLTRVLTYEPDRAGNFYSLTPRVMINLADLAATGVVQPGSRVSYHELWRGTAPALETYRELIKPGLAANQRLQDARDGNRQIGGALGKAERYLNMASLVAVLLSGVAVALSATRFATRRFDASALLRCLGLSRRETLLLFSVQLTVLGLLASLSGALLGWLAQLGLFALLGELLPSDVPPGGLLPAVAGIGTGLVALAGFALPPLAALGRVPPLRVLRRDILPIPSSTWMVYGTALAALGLIMWRLSLDLLLTFALLGGGVIAALVLGGLLLLVLNSLRRLLARASLPWRLGLGQLLRHPLAAAGQSLAFGLILLSMALIALLRGELLDTWQNQLPKNAPNYFALNILPADKQAFTDRLIELSAQSAPLYPVVPGRLISINGEPVQGIVSKDTEGDRAIQRDLSLTWAADLPAGNSITAGSWWSAQPSGDVPGVSVEGKVAESLKLKLGDHLVFSIGGVNREVQVTSLRKINWDNFQPNFFMIFQPGTLKDLPATYLTSFYLAAGHDQQIIDLARAFPAVTILQVEALLAQLRSILEQVTLAVEYVLLFVLAAGMAVLFSGLQATLDERIRQGALLRALGAERQLLVKARRIEFGLLGAVSGLLAALGSELVSLVLYRYAFDLAWHPHPWLLWLPVIGALLIGGAGVFGTRRALNASPLTVLREG; translated from the coding sequence ATGGTACGTTTGCCGCTATTGCGCCTGTTCAGTCTCGCCATTCGCCAATTGCTGCGCGATGCCCGCGCCGGAGAACTGCGGGTGTTGTTCTTCGCCCTGTTGGTCGCCGTGGCGGCGAGTACCGCCATCGGCTATTTCGGTGCCCGCCTGAACGGCGCCATGCTGCTGCGCGCCACCGAGTTTCTGGGGGCGGATATGCTGCTGGAAGGCAGCTCGCCCGCGCGCCCGGAACAAATTCAATCCGGCAAGGAGCTGGGGCTGCAACACGCGCAAGTGGTGGAGTTTTCCAGCGTCATCGCCACCGACAACGGCATTCAGCTGTCGAGCATCAAAGCGGTCGACGGGGTCTATCCATTACGCGGCCAACTGAAAAGCGCGCCCGCGCCGTTCGCTCCCGAAGAGGCCGGTGGAAGTCCGAAACCGGGCGAAGCCTGGGCCGAAGCGCGCCTGCTGACGGCACTGAATCTGAAGGTCGGTGACACCATCGACGTCGGCATGAAAACCCTGCACCTGACTCGCGTGCTGACCTATGAACCGGACCGTGCCGGCAATTTCTACAGCCTCACGCCCCGAGTGATGATCAATCTCGCCGACCTGGCGGCCACCGGTGTGGTCCAGCCCGGCAGCCGGGTCAGTTACCACGAACTCTGGCGCGGCACGGCACCGGCCCTGGAAACCTATCGAGAGCTGATCAAACCGGGGCTGGCCGCCAACCAGCGCCTGCAGGACGCCCGCGATGGCAACCGGCAAATCGGCGGTGCGCTGGGCAAAGCCGAACGTTACTTGAACATGGCCAGCCTGGTCGCCGTGCTGTTGTCCGGCGTTGCCGTGGCGCTCTCGGCGACCCGATTCGCCACCCGCCGCTTCGACGCCAGCGCGCTGCTGCGCTGCCTGGGTTTATCGCGTCGGGAAACCCTGCTGCTGTTCAGCGTACAACTGACTGTACTCGGCCTGCTGGCCAGCCTCAGCGGCGCCCTCCTCGGCTGGCTCGCGCAGCTGGGGTTGTTCGCCTTGCTGGGTGAATTGCTGCCCAGCGATGTACCGCCAGGCGGGCTGCTGCCGGCCGTCGCCGGGATCGGCACCGGACTGGTAGCACTCGCCGGATTCGCCCTGCCGCCACTGGCGGCACTGGGTCGCGTACCACCGCTGCGGGTACTGCGCCGCGACATACTGCCAATCCCTTCCAGCACCTGGATGGTTTACGGCACCGCACTGGCAGCCTTGGGCCTGATCATGTGGCGCTTGAGCCTGGACCTGCTGCTGACCTTCGCCCTGCTCGGTGGCGGTGTCATCGCCGCACTGGTCCTCGGCGGCCTGTTGCTGCTGGTACTCAACAGCCTGCGGCGCCTGTTGGCCCGTGCGTCCTTGCCGTGGCGGCTGGGTCTGGGCCAATTGCTGCGTCACCCATTGGCGGCGGCGGGACAATCGCTGGCCTTCGGCTTGATTCTATTGTCGATGGCGCTGATCGCCCTGTTGCGCGGTGAATTGCTGGATACCTGGCAAAACCAGTTGCCAAAAAACGCCCCCAACTACTTCGCACTGAATATTTTGCCCGCCGACAAACAGGCCTTCACTGATCGGCTGATCGAACTCTCCGCGCAATCGGCGCCACTGTACCCGGTGGTGCCGGGACGGCTGATCAGCATCAACGGCGAACCGGTGCAAGGCATCGTCAGCAAGGACACCGAAGGTGATCGGGCCATCCAGCGCGATCTGAGCCTGACCTGGGCTGCCGACCTGCCCGCCGGCAACAGCATCACGGCTGGTAGCTGGTGGTCTGCGCAGCCGTCAGGCGATGTACCCGGTGTTTCGGTGGAAGGCAAAGTGGCCGAGAGCCTGAAGCTCAAGCTCGGCGATCATCTGGTTTTCAGCATCGGCGGGGTCAACCGCGAGGTGCAGGTCACCAGCTTGCGCAAGATCAACTGGGACAACTTCCAGCCGAACTTCTTCATGATCTTCCAGCCCGGCACCTTGAAAGACCTGCCGGCTACTTACCTGACCAGTTTTTACCTGGCGGCAGGTCATGACCAACAAATCATCGACCTGGCGCGAGCGTTCCCGGCGGTGACCATTCTGCAGGTCGAAGCCTTGCTGGCGCAGCTGCGCAGCATCCTTGAGCAAGTCACGCTGGCGGTCGAGTACGTGTTGTTGTTCGTGCTCGCGGCCGGCATGGCAGTGCTGTTTTCCGGCTTGCAGGCGACACTCGACGAGCGCATTCGCCAAGGTGCATTGCTACGTGCGCTGGGCGCCGAACGGCAGTTGCTGGTCAAGGCGCGGCGGATCGAGTTCGGCTTGCTCGGAGCCGTCAGCGGTTTGCTCGCGGCGCTGGGCTCGGAACTGGTGAGCCTGGTGCTTTACCGCTATGCGTTCGATCTGGCCTGGCATCCGCATCCGTGGCTGCTGTGGTTGCCGGTGATTGGGGCATTGCTGATCGGCGGTGCGGGCGTGTTCGGCACTCGTCGGGCGCTGAATGCCAGCCCCCTGACAGTCTTGCGCGAGGGTTGA
- a CDS encoding ABC transporter ATP-binding protein: MGASILTARNLSKVVPSAEGELTILHELNLELNKGDSLAIVGSSGSGKSTLLGLLAGLDLPSSGEVTLAGQALSNLDEDQRARIRAEHVGFVFQSFQLLDSLNALENVMLPLELDGRKDARERATELLRRVGLGQRLNHSPRQLSGGEQQRVAIARAFAAEPDVLFADEPTGNLDTHTGEHISDLLFELNKESGTTLVLVTHDERLAHRCHRLIRLEAGLLVVAPLEP, from the coding sequence ATGGGCGCAAGCATTCTCACTGCGCGGAACCTTAGCAAAGTGGTTCCCAGCGCGGAAGGTGAACTGACCATCCTGCACGAACTCAACCTGGAACTGAACAAGGGCGACAGCCTGGCGATCGTCGGCAGTTCCGGCTCCGGCAAATCTACCCTGCTGGGTTTGCTGGCGGGTCTCGACCTGCCCAGCAGCGGCGAAGTCACCCTTGCCGGGCAAGCCCTGAGCAATCTGGATGAAGACCAGCGCGCGCGGATACGCGCCGAGCACGTCGGCTTCGTGTTCCAGTCGTTCCAGTTGCTCGACAGCCTCAACGCCCTGGAAAACGTCATGTTGCCACTCGAGCTGGACGGCCGCAAAGACGCCCGCGAACGCGCCACCGAACTGCTGCGCCGCGTTGGCCTGGGCCAACGCCTGAACCATTCGCCGCGCCAGCTTTCCGGTGGCGAACAACAGCGCGTGGCGATCGCCCGGGCATTTGCCGCCGAACCCGACGTGCTGTTTGCCGACGAACCTACCGGCAACCTCGACACGCACACTGGCGAGCACATCAGCGACCTGCTCTTTGAACTCAATAAAGAAAGCGGCACGACGCTGGTCCTGGTGACCCACGACGAACGCCTGGCACACCGTTGCCACCGTCTGATCCGCCTTGAAGCCGGCCTGTTGGTCGTCGCCCCTCTGGAGCCTTGA
- a CDS encoding arylesterase, with the protein MRVWFLSAGLALMCMAQNAAAGTVLIVGDSISAAFGLDTRQGWVSLLEQRLKHEGFTETVVNASISGDTSAGGQARLPALLVEHKPEVVILELGGNDGLRGLLPTQLQQNLASMIDNARASGARVLLLGMQLPPNYGVRYTEAFAKVYSDLAEEKKIPLVPFFLQGIGGNPELMQADGIHPAVAAQGKLLENVWPTLKPLL; encoded by the coding sequence ATGCGTGTGTGGTTTTTGAGTGCTGGCCTGGCCTTGATGTGCATGGCCCAGAACGCAGCGGCGGGTACAGTCCTGATCGTTGGCGATAGTATCAGCGCAGCTTTCGGCCTGGATACCCGGCAAGGGTGGGTGTCGTTGCTCGAGCAGCGGCTCAAGCACGAAGGTTTCACCGAGACGGTGGTCAATGCGTCCATCAGTGGCGACACCAGTGCCGGTGGCCAGGCACGCCTGCCGGCGTTGCTTGTGGAGCATAAGCCTGAGGTGGTGATTCTCGAGTTGGGGGGCAACGACGGGCTGCGCGGATTGCTGCCAACGCAATTGCAACAAAATCTTGCGTCGATGATCGACAACGCCAGGGCCAGCGGTGCCAGGGTGCTGCTGCTGGGTATGCAATTGCCACCCAATTATGGGGTGCGCTACACCGAGGCGTTCGCGAAGGTCTACAGCGATCTGGCCGAGGAGAAAAAAATCCCGTTGGTGCCGTTTTTCCTGCAGGGAATCGGCGGGAATCCCGAGCTGATGCAGGCCGATGGCATTCATCCGGCGGTCGCGGCACAGGGCAAGTTGCTGGAAAATGTCTGGCCTACGCTAAAACCGCTGTTATGA
- a CDS encoding L,D-transpeptidase family protein gives MLPRFPAVTRYLSLAALCVAGPVAALELPLPPPGEDIVGQVQTVKAKYEDTFADLGTTYDLGYLEMVAANPGVDPWLPGAGTEVVLPTRFILPPGPREGIVINLAEYRLYYYPKGRNVVYTFPLGIGREGWGSPIAHTSITAKTPNPTWTPPASIKAEHAADGDPLPNVVPAGPDNPLGPFKFTLGTPGYLIHGSNKKFGIGMRTSHGCFRMFNNNVLEMAGMVPVGTSVRILNDPYKFGMSGGKVYLEAHTPLDDTGNPSVVDKHTAVINALLKREDLAKNLRMNWDVVRDVVAAEDGMPVEIAVPNTSAPVASAVPIDLQ, from the coding sequence ATGCTGCCGCGCTTTCCTGCCGTCACCCGCTACTTGTCTCTTGCCGCCTTGTGTGTAGCGGGTCCCGTTGCAGCATTGGAGCTGCCTTTACCGCCGCCGGGCGAAGATATCGTCGGCCAGGTGCAAACGGTCAAAGCCAAGTACGAAGACACCTTTGCCGATCTGGGCACCACCTACGATCTGGGCTACCTGGAAATGGTCGCCGCCAACCCGGGCGTCGATCCGTGGTTGCCGGGTGCAGGTACCGAAGTCGTACTGCCAACACGCTTCATCCTGCCACCAGGCCCGCGTGAAGGCATCGTGATCAACCTGGCCGAGTATCGCCTCTACTACTACCCCAAAGGCCGGAACGTGGTGTACACCTTCCCGCTGGGTATTGGTCGTGAAGGCTGGGGCTCACCCATCGCCCACACCAGCATCACTGCCAAAACACCGAACCCGACCTGGACCCCTCCAGCCTCGATCAAGGCCGAACACGCCGCCGATGGCGATCCGCTGCCAAACGTCGTGCCGGCCGGCCCGGACAACCCGCTGGGGCCGTTCAAGTTCACGTTGGGCACACCGGGCTACCTGATTCACGGTTCGAACAAGAAGTTCGGTATCGGCATGCGTACCAGCCATGGCTGCTTCCGCATGTTCAACAACAATGTGCTGGAAATGGCCGGCATGGTGCCGGTGGGAACGTCGGTGCGGATCCTCAACGACCCGTACAAGTTCGGCATGAGTGGCGGCAAGGTTTACCTGGAGGCGCATACGCCGCTGGACGACACTGGCAACCCGTCGGTGGTCGACAAGCACACCGCGGTGATCAACGCTTTGCTCAAGCGTGAAGACCTGGCCAAGAACCTGCGCATGAACTGGGATGTGGTGCGCGACGTGGTCGCCGCTGAAGATGGTATGCCGGTGGAAATCGCTGTACCGAATACCTCCGCGCCTGTGGCGTCGGCTGTACCGATCGATCTGCAGTAA
- the oprI gene encoding outer membrane lipoprotei OprI encodes MNNVLKFSALALAAVLATGCSSVSKETEARLTATEDAAARSQARADEAYRKADEALAAAQKAQQTADEANERALRMLDKASRK; translated from the coding sequence ATGAACAACGTTCTGAAATTCTCTGCTCTGGCTCTGGCCGCAGTTCTGGCTACCGGTTGCAGCAGCGTATCGAAAGAAACCGAAGCACGTCTGACTGCTACTGAAGACGCAGCAGCTCGCTCCCAGGCTCGTGCAGACGAAGCCTACCGTAAAGCTGATGAAGCTCTGGCTGCTGCTCAAAAAGCACAACAGACTGCTGACGAAGCTAACGAGCGTGCTCTGCGCATGCTGGACAAAGCTAGCCGCAAGTAA
- a CDS encoding GNAT family N-acetyltransferase: MSEALSIHHDQAGHQFETNVDGHRAYLTYMDLGKQTLDIYRTFVPNALRGRGIAAALTEQALQYAEEMGYTVIPSCSYVERYMERHQRHAAKL; the protein is encoded by the coding sequence ATGAGCGAGGCGTTGTCCATCCACCATGACCAGGCTGGTCATCAGTTCGAGACCAATGTGGACGGTCATCGTGCCTACCTGACCTATATGGATCTGGGGAAACAGACCTTGGATATCTATCGTACTTTCGTGCCCAACGCGCTGCGTGGTCGCGGTATTGCGGCGGCGTTGACCGAACAGGCGCTGCAGTACGCCGAGGAAATGGGCTACACAGTCATTCCGTCGTGTTCCTACGTGGAGCGCTACATGGAGCGTCACCAGCGGCATGCGGCCAAGCTCTGA
- a CDS encoding 3-deoxy-7-phosphoheptulonate synthase: MADLPINDLNVASNETLITPDQLKRDIPLSDAALRTVTKGREVIRNILDGTDHRLFVVIGPCSIHDIKAAHEYAERLKVLAAEVSDTLYLVMRVYFEKPRTTVGWKGLINDPYLDDSFKIQDGLHIGRQLLLDLAEMGLPTATEALDPISPQYLQDLISWSAIGARTTESQTHREMASGLSSAVGFKNGTDGGLTVAINALQSVSSPHRFLGINQEGGVSIVTTKGNAYGHVVLRGGNGKPNYDSVSVALCEQALNKAKIKPNIMVDCSHANSNKDPALQPLVMENVANQILEGNQSIIGLMVESHLNWGCQAIPKDLAELQYGVSITDACIDWTATENTLRSMHAKLKDVLPKRQRT; encoded by the coding sequence ATGGCTGATTTACCGATCAATGACCTAAACGTCGCCTCCAACGAGACGCTGATCACTCCTGACCAGCTCAAGCGTGATATCCCCCTGAGCGATGCTGCCCTGCGCACCGTGACCAAGGGCCGCGAAGTCATTCGCAATATCCTGGATGGCACCGACCACCGCCTGTTCGTCGTCATCGGGCCTTGCTCGATCCACGACATCAAGGCTGCACACGAATATGCCGAGCGCCTCAAGGTACTCGCCGCTGAAGTGTCCGATACCCTGTATCTGGTCATGCGGGTCTATTTCGAGAAGCCTCGTACCACTGTCGGCTGGAAAGGCCTGATCAACGACCCGTACCTGGATGACTCGTTCAAGATTCAGGATGGCTTGCACATTGGTCGTCAGTTGCTGCTGGACCTGGCCGAAATGGGCCTGCCGACGGCGACCGAAGCCCTTGACCCGATCTCGCCACAGTACCTGCAGGACCTGATCAGCTGGTCGGCGATTGGCGCACGCACCACCGAATCCCAGACGCACCGTGAAATGGCTTCGGGCCTTTCCTCGGCAGTCGGCTTCAAGAACGGCACCGACGGTGGCCTGACGGTTGCCATCAACGCCCTGCAATCGGTTTCCAGCCCGCACCGCTTCCTGGGGATCAACCAGGAAGGTGGCGTCTCGATCGTCACCACCAAGGGCAATGCCTACGGTCACGTAGTACTGCGCGGCGGCAACGGCAAGCCGAACTACGATTCGGTCAGCGTCGCACTCTGCGAGCAAGCGCTGAACAAGGCGAAGATCAAGCCGAACATCATGGTCGACTGCAGCCACGCCAACTCCAACAAGGACCCGGCGCTGCAACCACTGGTGATGGAGAACGTCGCCAACCAGATCCTCGAAGGCAACCAGTCGATCATCGGCCTGATGGTCGAAAGCCATTTGAACTGGGGTTGCCAGGCGATTCCGAAAGACCTCGCCGAGTTGCAATACGGCGTGTCGATCACCGACGCCTGCATCGATTGGACAGCGACCGAAAACACCTTGCGCAGCATGCATGCCAAGCTCAAGGATGTGCTGCCGAAACGTCAGCGCACCTGA
- a CDS encoding PilZ domain-containing protein — protein MGRFIPHPDDVPVELTLRKHQCISRQELHTISLGGVACNYHRAWRKGTALEVRMPTLSENVCYLGYVAWCLRRKHGYLVGIAFIDEQTLFKARMGEQVCQIERFCRQQKPQVEQQGVDALALKWLDQHATEYSHETVRQAFAQ, from the coding sequence ATGGGGCGCTTTATTCCTCATCCTGACGATGTGCCTGTCGAGTTAACGTTGCGCAAGCATCAGTGTATTTCTCGGCAAGAACTGCACACTATCAGTCTCGGAGGCGTGGCTTGCAATTACCACCGCGCCTGGCGCAAAGGAACGGCACTGGAAGTGCGAATGCCGACCCTGAGCGAAAATGTCTGTTATCTGGGCTACGTGGCCTGGTGCCTGCGACGAAAGCACGGTTATCTGGTCGGCATCGCATTCATTGATGAACAGACCCTGTTTAAAGCGCGGATGGGCGAGCAAGTCTGCCAGATTGAACGTTTTTGCCGTCAGCAAAAGCCCCAGGTTGAACAGCAAGGCGTCGATGCGCTGGCCCTAAAATGGCTCGACCAGCATGCCACCGAGTACTCTCACGAGACCGTTCGACAGGCCTTTGCGCAGTAA
- a CDS encoding thioredoxin family protein, whose product MNTDSKCRSFDSASPSIVVECELTDFDADQRLLAMSGVSLVIFTSVGCSSCRWARQQLPELELGVDQLCWIDAGNNGGVVERYQVFHLPALFVVRDGEFYGALQSRLARTELNAALGQALSRNPEELP is encoded by the coding sequence ATGAACACAGACTCCAAGTGTCGGTCTTTCGACAGTGCTTCACCCAGTATAGTTGTCGAATGCGAGCTGACTGATTTCGATGCCGACCAGCGGCTGTTGGCGATGAGTGGTGTGTCGCTGGTGATTTTTACCAGCGTCGGCTGTTCCAGTTGCCGTTGGGCGCGCCAGCAGTTGCCGGAACTGGAGCTTGGAGTCGATCAGCTGTGCTGGATCGACGCGGGGAACAACGGTGGTGTGGTGGAGCGTTATCAGGTCTTTCATTTGCCCGCGTTGTTTGTCGTGCGCGATGGCGAGTTTTATGGGGCGTTACAGTCGCGCCTGGCCCGCACCGAACTGAATGCTGCGCTGGGGCAGGCGCTGAGTCGAAATCCAGAGGAGTTGCCATGA
- a CDS encoding putative 2-dehydropantoate 2-reductase: MTGTAVEKPRIGIIGTGAIGGFYGVMLARAGFDVHFLLRSEFSAVAECGLQLNSAPYGALTLNPVQAYSSADDMPLCDWLLVGAKTTSNAELAPAIIKAAAPGAKVLLLQNGLDVEDSLRDLLPDSLHLLGGLCFICVHRSGPGVIEHQALGAVNVGYHSGPALDDETARQAIVEQGAGLFRTAGLESQAMSNLQQARWQKLVWNVPYNGLSVLLGASTTPLMTDDSSRELIQALMAEVVKGALACGHSMPPGYAEHLFKVTEKMPDYWPSMYHDYQHKRPLELAAIYARPLAAAKAAGCELPKIEALYQALDFIDRHNG, translated from the coding sequence ATGACGGGCACTGCAGTTGAAAAGCCGAGAATCGGCATTATCGGCACCGGAGCAATCGGTGGCTTTTACGGTGTGATGCTGGCGCGGGCCGGGTTCGATGTGCACTTTCTGTTGCGCAGCGAGTTTTCAGCGGTCGCTGAGTGCGGCCTGCAACTCAACAGCGCGCCCTATGGTGCATTGACCTTGAATCCGGTTCAGGCGTATTCGTCGGCCGACGATATGCCGCTGTGCGACTGGTTGCTGGTCGGCGCGAAAACCACCAGCAACGCCGAGCTTGCACCGGCGATCATCAAGGCCGCGGCGCCGGGGGCGAAGGTCCTGTTGCTGCAAAATGGCCTGGATGTCGAAGACAGCCTGCGCGATCTGTTACCCGACTCACTGCACTTGTTGGGTGGGCTGTGCTTTATCTGCGTGCATCGTTCGGGGCCCGGAGTGATCGAACATCAGGCACTCGGTGCGGTGAACGTGGGTTATCACAGCGGACCGGCGCTTGATGACGAGACGGCGCGTCAGGCGATTGTCGAGCAAGGGGCAGGGTTGTTTCGTACCGCCGGTCTTGAATCGCAGGCGATGAGCAACCTTCAGCAGGCGCGCTGGCAAAAACTGGTCTGGAATGTTCCTTACAACGGTTTATCGGTCTTGCTCGGCGCGAGCACGACACCGCTGATGACTGATGACAGCAGCCGTGAACTGATTCAGGCATTGATGGCCGAAGTGGTGAAGGGCGCACTTGCCTGTGGCCACAGCATGCCGCCGGGGTATGCCGAGCACCTGTTCAAGGTCACCGAAAAAATGCCCGACTACTGGCCGAGCATGTACCACGACTACCAGCATAAACGGCCACTGGAACTGGCTGCGATTTATGCGCGGCCACTGGCAGCCGCCAAGGCCGCCGGTTGCGAGTTGCCGAAAATCGAGGCCTTGTATCAGGCCCTGGATTTTATCGATCGGCATAACGGTTAA
- a CDS encoding 5'-nucleotidase, whose translation MAKGIGDKLVLAISSRALFDLSESHKLYLASGVEAYRQYQIEHEDEILEPGDAFPLVQKLLNLNTSLGRSRVEVVLVSRNSADTGLRVFNSIHHYGLTISRAAFVGGRSPYPYLKAFGCDLFLSTHADDVRSALDAGFAAATILSGGASRAASEELRIAFDGDAVLFSDESERVYQSGGLEAFQANEREAAREPLRGGPFKGFLAALNLLQREFPDDSCPIRTALVTARSAPAHERVIRTLREWDIRLDESLFLGGLAKSAFLEAFAADVFFDDQAGHCELAREVVATGHVPHGVSNELKI comes from the coding sequence ATGGCAAAAGGGATAGGCGATAAATTGGTGCTGGCGATTTCTTCGCGAGCGCTGTTCGATCTGAGCGAAAGCCACAAGCTCTATCTGGCGAGTGGCGTCGAGGCTTATCGGCAGTATCAGATCGAGCACGAAGACGAAATCCTCGAGCCGGGTGATGCGTTCCCTCTGGTGCAAAAACTGTTGAACCTCAATACCAGCCTCGGTCGGTCGCGGGTCGAGGTGGTGCTGGTGTCACGCAATAGTGCAGACACCGGTTTGCGAGTCTTCAACTCGATTCACCATTACGGGCTGACGATTTCCCGCGCGGCGTTTGTCGGCGGGCGCAGTCCATATCCGTACCTGAAGGCCTTCGGCTGCGATCTGTTTCTCTCCACCCACGCCGATGACGTGCGCAGCGCACTCGATGCCGGCTTCGCCGCGGCGACGATTCTGTCCGGTGGTGCGAGCCGCGCCGCCAGCGAAGAGTTGCGCATCGCCTTCGATGGCGACGCCGTGCTGTTTTCCGATGAGTCGGAGCGGGTTTATCAGTCGGGTGGCCTCGAGGCCTTTCAGGCCAACGAGCGTGAAGCCGCTCGCGAGCCGTTGCGCGGAGGTCCGTTCAAAGGTTTTCTGGCCGCGCTCAATCTGTTGCAGCGCGAGTTTCCTGATGACAGTTGCCCGATCCGCACAGCACTGGTGACCGCGCGTTCGGCACCGGCTCACGAGCGGGTAATCCGTACCTTGCGCGAGTGGGATATTCGACTCGACGAATCGCTGTTTCTCGGCGGGCTGGCGAAATCGGCGTTTCTTGAAGCCTTCGCCGCCGACGTTTTTTTCGACGACCAGGCAGGTCATTGCGAGTTGGCGCGTGAGGTGGTCGCCACCGGCCACGTCCCTCACGGTGTCAGTAATGAACTGAAGATTTAA
- a CDS encoding universal stress protein, with product MIHSMLYATDLGLYAPFVMQHALALARTFKADLYVVHAVEPMGLFAESVLQSYLDEQALNEFHSQGLNTVMANIEQRVFDSFREELGEGQQDLELIQSVRVFQGDPSQVILDQAQKLSVDLLILGSHSHGAGGETPLGRTAARVLQLSHVPVYLVPLSQRRRHGDI from the coding sequence ATGATCCATTCGATGCTGTATGCCACTGACCTCGGCCTGTACGCACCCTTTGTGATGCAGCATGCGTTGGCATTGGCACGAACATTCAAAGCCGATCTGTATGTGGTGCACGCCGTTGAGCCTATGGGGCTTTTTGCCGAATCGGTGTTGCAGAGCTATCTCGATGAGCAAGCCTTGAATGAATTTCACAGCCAGGGTTTGAACACGGTGATGGCCAATATCGAGCAGCGGGTATTCGACAGCTTTCGCGAAGAGTTGGGGGAGGGGCAGCAGGACCTGGAGCTGATTCAATCGGTCAGAGTATTTCAGGGTGACCCGTCGCAGGTCATTCTTGATCAGGCACAGAAACTCTCGGTGGATTTGTTGATCCTAGGAAGTCACAGCCATGGGGCCGGTGGAGAAACACCGTTGGGACGGACTGCTGCGCGTGTGCTGCAGTTGTCGCACGTGCCGGTTTACCTGGTGCCATTGTCGCAGCGTCGGCGTCACGGCGATATTTAA